Proteins encoded within one genomic window of Candidatus Berkiella cookevillensis:
- a CDS encoding rhodanese-like domain-containing protein, whose translation MASLLLYLLGHERMEVYWSFLLQHWALSSLFVALLVLLAVTELRNRSFGLPGLAPNELVNLMNHSRAVVIDVREKQIFEQGHILGAIHMMQSELEERKKTLTKYKSRPIVVVCENGAQSPKIGQWFLAQGFTDVYFLKGGLNQWRSENLPVSKH comes from the coding sequence ATGGCCAGCTTATTGTTATACCTATTAGGTCATGAGCGGATGGAAGTATACTGGTCATTTCTTCTTCAGCATTGGGCTTTATCAAGTCTTTTTGTTGCATTGTTAGTTTTGTTAGCCGTCACTGAGCTGCGTAACCGATCTTTTGGCTTGCCAGGACTGGCGCCAAACGAGCTGGTTAACTTGATGAACCATTCGCGAGCAGTGGTGATTGATGTGCGAGAAAAGCAAATTTTTGAGCAAGGTCATATACTCGGCGCTATTCACATGATGCAATCTGAATTAGAAGAACGAAAGAAAACACTGACTAAATATAAATCTAGGCCCATTGTTGTTGTTTGTGAAAACGGTGCGCAGTCACCTAAAATTGGACAATGGTTTTTGGCGCAGGGATTTACGGATGTTTATTTTCTAAAAGGCGGGTTGAACCAATGGCGTTCAGAAAATTTACCCGTTTCTAAGCATTAA
- a CDS encoding murein hydrolase activator EnvC family protein: protein MTTRYNFIFLFCLWISLNAHAYTPTKQTEKSKQTLELLQSKISSTESSIHEDKKQLSLLNKQLRSLEIEIGKLNEHIRGLQTQIDSSATQVTQLTNHYAVLAKDKAQHEQLLSELILQTYKNYQNERWQLLLSNKDIQSLMRLTHYYHDLSNARKKEIHNLITNLSSIEATANKIEQEKSNLERLQKAETQQKNDLLQSQNQRKEILSKLNNQVNANEKNLAQLKGEQHALEAVMKKLQSGLAKMPEYIEPSFKFQKNKSTLFFPIQGQSATLMAVTAHPGEKNKKSYVKATTGTPVYAIYSGRVVFSEWLRGVGLLLIIDHGNGYMSLYGNNDILYKSVGDTVNKAEMIARVGQSGGHSEPGLYFELRKDGMALDLSNWFRLS from the coding sequence ATGACAACTCGATATAATTTCATTTTTTTATTTTGCTTATGGATAAGCTTGAATGCGCATGCCTATACGCCCACGAAGCAGACAGAAAAATCCAAACAAACGCTAGAGCTACTACAATCTAAAATTAGCTCTACTGAATCTAGTATCCATGAAGATAAAAAACAATTATCCCTCTTAAATAAGCAACTCAGAAGTCTTGAAATAGAGATTGGAAAACTGAACGAACATATTCGTGGCTTGCAAACACAAATTGATAGCTCTGCCACACAAGTGACTCAGCTCACCAATCATTATGCCGTATTGGCAAAAGACAAAGCACAACACGAACAATTACTCTCCGAATTGATCTTACAAACTTATAAGAACTATCAGAATGAGCGCTGGCAACTATTATTATCTAATAAAGATATACAAAGCCTGATGCGATTGACACACTACTATCATGATTTATCTAATGCTCGAAAAAAAGAGATCCATAATCTCATCACCAATTTATCAAGTATTGAAGCAACTGCTAACAAAATTGAACAAGAAAAATCAAATTTAGAGCGGCTACAAAAAGCAGAAACTCAACAAAAAAATGACTTGCTGCAGAGTCAAAATCAACGCAAAGAAATCTTAAGCAAACTCAACAATCAAGTAAATGCAAATGAGAAAAACCTAGCGCAGCTCAAAGGTGAACAACACGCCCTAGAAGCAGTCATGAAAAAGCTACAATCTGGCTTGGCAAAAATGCCAGAATATATCGAGCCCTCCTTTAAGTTTCAAAAAAATAAAAGCACGTTATTCTTCCCCATACAAGGTCAAAGCGCCACTTTAATGGCCGTCACGGCTCATCCTGGTGAAAAAAACAAAAAATCCTATGTTAAAGCAACGACAGGCACACCTGTATATGCCATTTACAGTGGACGCGTTGTGTTTTCAGAATGGCTACGTGGGGTTGGTTTACTCTTGATCATCGATCATGGCAATGGTTACATGAGCTTATATGGTAACAACGATATACTTTACAAGTCTGTCGGTGACACCGTTAATAAAGCTGAAATGATTGCCAGGGTTGGCCAAAGCGGTGGTCATAGCGAACCTGGGTTATACTTTGAGTTAAGAAAAGATGGAATGGCGCTTGATCTGAGCAATTGGTTCAGGCTTAGTTAG
- the rpoH gene encoding RNA polymerase sigma factor RpoH, whose translation MSTALQITSYNLPSVQDGLQAYLQRVQQIPLLSAEEERDLAVAYHQQGDLQAAQKLVLSNLRFVASIARTYTGYGLALADLIQEGTIGLMKAVKRFDPAVGVRLVAFAVHWIKSEIHEFVIRNWRIVKIATTKAQRKLFFKLRGKKNHLAWFTQEEVAVVAKDLGVLPQEVIEMESRLQARDMAFDMPLNEESGDTYVVTPEQYLEAQEGDPLQALAHNNEQANQQDKLKGALEALDPRSLDIVTERYLNEEKSSLKDLAAKYKVSLERIRQIEKSAILALKKMITAH comes from the coding sequence ATGTCAACAGCCTTGCAAATAACCTCTTATAACTTACCTTCTGTACAAGATGGGTTACAGGCCTATTTGCAGCGTGTACAGCAAATTCCACTTTTAAGTGCAGAAGAAGAGCGAGACCTGGCAGTGGCTTATCACCAACAAGGTGATTTGCAAGCCGCGCAAAAACTGGTTTTATCTAATTTACGTTTTGTTGCTTCTATCGCACGTACTTATACAGGGTATGGACTTGCTTTAGCTGATTTGATTCAGGAAGGTACAATTGGTCTTATGAAAGCAGTAAAGCGTTTTGATCCTGCTGTAGGTGTTCGATTGGTTGCTTTTGCTGTACATTGGATCAAATCTGAAATTCATGAATTTGTAATCCGTAACTGGCGAATTGTGAAAATTGCGACCACCAAAGCACAACGAAAGTTATTTTTTAAATTACGTGGCAAGAAAAACCACTTAGCATGGTTTACACAAGAAGAAGTCGCTGTGGTTGCCAAAGATTTAGGTGTATTGCCACAAGAAGTCATCGAAATGGAATCACGTTTACAGGCAAGGGATATGGCATTTGATATGCCATTGAATGAAGAATCGGGCGATACTTATGTTGTAACGCCTGAACAATATTTAGAAGCGCAAGAAGGTGATCCTTTGCAGGCTTTAGCACACAACAATGAGCAGGCCAACCAGCAAGATAAGCTAAAGGGTGCATTAGAAGCACTGGATCCACGTAGTTTGGATATTGTGACTGAGCGTTATCTTAATGAGGAAAAATCATCATTAAAAGATCTTGCTGCTAAATATAAAGTATCGCTTGAGCGCATACGTCAAATTGAAAAGTCGGCTATTTTAGCGCTGAAGAAAATGATTACTGCGCATTAG
- a CDS encoding sterol desaturase family protein translates to MALHEWLQSTQGYLRIGCALSFFLLLAFWETRSPWRMIRSSLFRRWLKHFSLSLISQAAIRLVFPIFLLQTAWLAEKNHQGILNKVTMPFFIKVIIGILALDLLIYFQHRLMHRYKWLWFCHRVHHIDKEMDVSTGLRFHPFEELVVMAIKSFGVVFFGVPVLAALLFEIILNLGVLFTHANLYFSEKTEKYLRYFIVTPGMHRIHHSDRKDEYMTNFGFCLILWDKLFNTYKARPSAGENRLVLGQEEYREEKYQTLEIMLLLPFNLRKFKPKKKYVQKLWMGWRE, encoded by the coding sequence ATGGCACTGCATGAATGGTTACAATCGACACAAGGCTATCTGCGCATTGGATGTGCTTTAAGCTTCTTTTTGCTATTGGCTTTTTGGGAAACTCGGTCGCCCTGGCGAATGATTCGAAGCTCTTTGTTTAGGCGATGGCTTAAACATTTCTCTTTGAGTCTTATCTCTCAAGCAGCGATACGTTTGGTTTTTCCTATATTTTTATTGCAAACAGCCTGGCTTGCTGAAAAAAACCATCAAGGTATCTTAAATAAAGTAACAATGCCGTTTTTTATAAAAGTGATAATAGGAATTCTTGCTTTAGATTTATTGATTTACTTTCAGCATCGTTTGATGCATCGCTATAAATGGTTATGGTTTTGTCATCGAGTGCATCATATTGATAAAGAAATGGATGTATCCACAGGCTTACGATTTCATCCTTTTGAAGAACTGGTTGTTATGGCAATAAAATCCTTTGGTGTTGTCTTTTTTGGTGTGCCTGTATTGGCAGCGCTGCTCTTTGAAATTATATTAAATTTGGGTGTCTTGTTTACACATGCTAACCTCTATTTTTCGGAAAAGACTGAAAAATACTTGCGTTATTTTATTGTGACACCTGGTATGCATCGTATTCATCACTCTGATCGCAAAGATGAATATATGACAAATTTTGGTTTTTGTTTGATTCTCTGGGATAAATTATTCAACACTTATAAAGCAAGGCCTTCTGCAGGAGAAAATAGGCTGGTTTTGGGGCAAGAAGAGTATCGTGAAGAAAAATATCAGACATTAGAAATAATGCTATTATTACCGTTTAATCTCAGAAAGTTCAAACCCAAGAAGAAGTATGTACAGAAACTTTGGATGGGATGGCGGGAATAG
- the elbB gene encoding isoprenoid biosynthesis glyoxalase ElbB: MKKIAVVLSGCGVMDGSEIGEAILTLLAIDKAGAQYQCFAPNIDQVHVINHLTQTEMPEKRNVLVEAARIARGEIKDLKEITASDFDAVIFPGGFGAAKNLCDFAFEGTHCHVNEGVSQLVAAMHAAQKPVGFICIAPAMIPKLYPTQTKLTIGTDKPTADKLSAMGGQHIACPVTDIVVDKTHKVVSTPAYMLANRISEAQLGIEKLVTEILAMI, from the coding sequence ATGAAGAAGATAGCCGTTGTTTTATCGGGTTGTGGTGTCATGGACGGTAGTGAGATTGGCGAAGCTATTTTAACTTTGCTGGCGATTGATAAGGCGGGCGCACAGTATCAATGCTTTGCGCCTAATATTGACCAAGTTCACGTCATTAATCATTTGACGCAGACAGAAATGCCTGAAAAACGTAATGTGTTGGTTGAGGCTGCACGTATTGCACGAGGAGAGATCAAAGATTTAAAAGAGATCACTGCGAGTGATTTTGATGCGGTTATTTTTCCGGGGGGCTTTGGGGCTGCTAAGAATTTATGTGATTTTGCCTTTGAAGGAACCCACTGTCATGTGAATGAAGGCGTGTCACAGTTGGTGGCCGCCATGCATGCAGCCCAAAAGCCTGTTGGCTTTATTTGTATTGCACCGGCGATGATTCCTAAACTCTATCCTACTCAAACCAAGCTCACTATTGGTACGGATAAACCCACTGCTGATAAATTGAGTGCAATGGGAGGGCAGCATATTGCTTGTCCTGTGACAGATATTGTTGTGGACAAGACACACAAAGTGGTGAGCACACCTGCTTATATGTTGGCAAACAGGATCAGCGAAGCACAGCTTGGCATTGAAAAGCTAGTGACTGAGATCCTTGCTATGATTTAA
- the trxA gene encoding thioredoxin TrxA, translating to MSDAIVNVTDDSFENEVVNSNTPVLVDFWAEWCGPCKMIAPVLDEIAKEYGGRLKVTKINIDENQATPQKFGVRGIPTLMLFKNGELESTKVGAVSKSQLAAFIDSNL from the coding sequence ATGTCCGACGCAATAGTAAACGTAACTGATGATTCCTTTGAAAACGAGGTAGTAAACTCAAATACCCCTGTACTCGTTGATTTTTGGGCAGAATGGTGTGGCCCTTGCAAAATGATTGCTCCCGTTTTAGACGAAATTGCCAAAGAATACGGTGGGCGCCTCAAAGTTACCAAAATAAATATTGATGAAAATCAAGCAACTCCACAAAAATTTGGTGTACGCGGTATCCCTACACTGATGTTATTTAAAAATGGCGAGCTAGAATCTACTAAAGTAGGCGCTGTATCAAAATCTCAATTAGCTGCTTTCATCGATAGCAACCTCTAA
- the gpmI gene encoding 2,3-bisphosphoglycerate-independent phosphoglycerate mutase — MTRPKPVLLLILDGWGASQEIKGNAILAAQTPTWDKLIATHPYTEIEGCGETVGLPHGQMGNSEVGHLTIGAGRIVHQDLSKINLAVQDGSFFHNPILRQAFLNAEKTQTAVHVMGLLSPGGVHSHEDHIFALLEHSKHYNCPVYIHAFLDGRDTSPKSAEASLEKLEKIVAALPKAHIATLMGRYYAMDRDNRWDRIERAFNAIVHAKAELHFSSTQQALSHAYAHNLTDEFVLPSIVDAAYSGIQSTDTVLFMNFRSDRARQMSHALSTPDFSGFDRLNFKPIKQLVTLTEYDSTLKAAILFPKTTPKNGLGEYLQTLGLQQLRIAETEKYAHVTFFFNGGVEAPCEGEERILIPSPKVQTYDLKPQMSALEITEHLTQAIASRRFDVIICNFANADMVGHTGNFKATIEAIECLDQCLSKIIASIEAQNGALLITADHGNADCMYETNTDNPHTAHTLAKVPFVYCGSSSLVFKHQVGSLQDVAPTLLHVMGITPPKEMTGVSLLTDA, encoded by the coding sequence ATGACCCGACCAAAGCCAGTTTTATTGCTAATTTTGGACGGCTGGGGTGCCAGCCAAGAAATAAAAGGGAATGCCATACTGGCAGCCCAAACACCCACATGGGACAAACTGATTGCAACACATCCTTACACTGAAATTGAAGGCTGTGGCGAAACAGTAGGCTTACCACACGGGCAAATGGGTAATTCAGAGGTAGGACATTTAACCATTGGGGCTGGGCGTATCGTCCATCAAGATCTCAGCAAAATAAATCTTGCCGTGCAAGATGGCTCCTTCTTTCACAACCCTATCCTAAGGCAAGCCTTCCTCAATGCGGAAAAAACACAAACCGCTGTTCATGTCATGGGTCTGTTATCACCGGGTGGCGTACACAGCCATGAAGATCATATCTTTGCATTGCTGGAGCATAGCAAGCACTACAATTGCCCTGTTTATATCCATGCCTTTTTAGATGGCAGAGACACCTCACCCAAGAGTGCCGAAGCCTCTTTAGAAAAGTTAGAGAAAATAGTTGCAGCCTTACCTAAAGCACACATTGCGACCCTCATGGGGCGCTACTATGCGATGGATAGAGACAATCGCTGGGATAGAATTGAGCGTGCTTTTAACGCAATTGTACATGCTAAAGCAGAGCTGCATTTTTCCTCTACGCAGCAGGCACTGTCACATGCTTATGCACACAATCTAACAGATGAGTTTGTATTACCCAGTATCGTCGATGCAGCCTATTCTGGCATACAAAGCACAGATACGGTGCTGTTTATGAATTTCCGCTCAGACCGCGCAAGGCAGATGAGCCATGCACTCTCAACGCCTGATTTTTCTGGTTTTGATCGCTTGAATTTTAAACCCATCAAACAATTAGTAACGCTCACCGAATATGACAGCACTCTCAAAGCAGCCATTCTCTTTCCTAAAACCACACCTAAAAATGGTTTAGGAGAATACTTACAAACCTTGGGACTACAACAATTAAGAATCGCTGAAACAGAAAAATATGCACATGTAACTTTCTTTTTCAATGGTGGCGTTGAAGCACCTTGCGAAGGAGAAGAGCGAATACTCATTCCCTCTCCTAAAGTACAAACTTATGATTTGAAACCGCAAATGAGCGCGCTTGAGATTACAGAGCATTTAACGCAGGCCATTGCCTCTCGTCGTTTTGATGTCATTATCTGCAATTTTGCAAACGCAGATATGGTTGGGCATACAGGTAATTTCAAAGCAACCATTGAAGCAATCGAATGTTTAGATCAGTGTCTAAGCAAAATAATCGCAAGTATTGAAGCACAAAACGGTGCGCTGTTGATAACCGCTGACCATGGCAATGCAGATTGTATGTACGAAACCAATACAGATAACCCACATACAGCACACACACTTGCAAAAGTACCCTTTGTGTATTGTGGTTCATCATCATTGGTTTTTAAGCACCAAGTAGGTTCATTACAAGATGTTGCCCCAACCCTACTTCACGTTATGGGTATTACCCCACCCAAAGAAATGACGGGTGTATCTTTGCTAACGGACGCCTAA
- a CDS encoding S41 family peptidase: MKLHLKNHFGLALVLLSSLYTYSTFAKPNESNIPLDDLQRFTAVVEHIRKYYVKPVDDKELFENAIRGMLAGLDPHSTYLDPNEFSDLKVNTSGKFGGLGIEVTMEDEVVKVISPIDDTPAYRAGILAGDMIVRLDDTPVKGLALKDAVEKMRGERGTDIVLTVIRKGETKPLKIKVTRDIIKVKSVKSKLLDDHYGYIRVSQFQTRTSEDLEAAIAQLRVASHDRLQGVILDLRNNPGGVLDASVKTSDLFLDKAKLKYNGLIVYTEGRLPGSKIEEKSVGGDILKGAPIVVIVNEGSASASEIVAGALQDHKRALVVGAQTFGKGSVQTVLPLRDKHGLKLTTALYYTPSGRSIQAKGITPDIQIPNIKIPEQKDDDTWAMLREQDLSGHLDNKQDTATQAQKDQAIAASMAKDSKLAEIKEEKPKKPLIIEDYQLNEALNLLKALALIGGDIDRTKNVVLNQNKQEAVKTKAVAN; this comes from the coding sequence ATGAAATTACATCTAAAAAACCACTTTGGTTTAGCTCTTGTTTTACTCTCCAGCCTGTATACCTATTCTACTTTCGCAAAACCCAATGAAAGCAATATCCCATTAGATGATTTGCAGCGCTTTACTGCGGTTGTAGAACATATTCGAAAGTATTATGTAAAACCAGTGGACGATAAAGAACTTTTTGAAAATGCGATTCGCGGTATGTTAGCCGGCCTTGATCCACATTCAACTTATCTTGATCCTAATGAATTCTCTGACTTGAAGGTAAATACTTCCGGCAAATTTGGGGGGTTAGGGATAGAGGTCACTATGGAAGACGAAGTTGTGAAAGTGATCAGTCCTATCGATGATACGCCTGCCTATCGCGCTGGAATTCTCGCTGGTGACATGATTGTACGCCTCGATGATACACCCGTTAAAGGCTTAGCGCTGAAAGATGCGGTTGAAAAAATGCGTGGCGAGCGCGGAACAGACATTGTACTGACCGTTATTCGCAAAGGCGAAACAAAACCACTCAAGATTAAAGTAACACGCGACATCATTAAAGTGAAAAGTGTTAAATCCAAGCTGCTCGATGATCACTATGGCTACATTCGAGTTTCTCAGTTCCAAACCCGCACCTCTGAAGATCTTGAAGCCGCTATTGCGCAACTTCGGGTAGCCTCTCATGATCGACTCCAAGGCGTTATTTTAGATCTGAGAAATAACCCAGGCGGTGTTTTAGATGCCTCTGTTAAAACCTCTGATCTCTTCTTAGATAAAGCAAAACTTAAATACAACGGTTTAATTGTGTACACTGAAGGCCGCTTACCAGGCTCTAAAATTGAAGAGAAATCTGTAGGTGGTGATATCTTAAAAGGTGCGCCTATCGTTGTAATTGTAAATGAAGGATCAGCATCTGCCTCAGAAATTGTAGCAGGCGCTTTGCAAGATCATAAACGTGCACTTGTCGTCGGTGCTCAAACCTTTGGTAAAGGTTCTGTTCAAACCGTGTTACCACTCAGAGACAAACATGGCCTCAAACTAACAACCGCTTTGTATTACACGCCTTCTGGGCGCTCTATACAAGCCAAAGGTATCACGCCAGACATTCAAATTCCTAATATCAAAATCCCAGAACAAAAGGATGATGACACTTGGGCAATGCTAAGAGAACAAGATCTCAGTGGCCATTTAGATAATAAGCAAGATACAGCAACACAAGCTCAAAAAGATCAAGCCATCGCAGCCAGCATGGCAAAGGATAGTAAATTAGCTGAGATTAAAGAAGAAAAGCCCAAGAAGCCCCTTATCATTGAAGATTACCAACTCAATGAAGCGCTGAATTTATTGAAAGCACTGGCATTGATTGGCGGTGATATAGATAGGACAAAGAATGTTGTCTTGAATCAAAATAAACAAGAGGCGGTCAAAACAAAAGCCGTGGCAAATTAA
- the rho gene encoding transcription termination factor Rho, whose protein sequence is MNLSELKNKPATELSELAIELGVENVARLRKQDLVFGILKAHSKSGEDIYGEGVLELLQDGFGFLRSAQASYLPGPDDIYVSPSQIRRFGLRTGDTVSGKIRPPKDGERYFALLKVNEINYESPDNTRNKLLFENLTPLHAEARLHLEVGNGSTEDLTARVVDLVSPIGKGQRGLIVSPPKAGKTMMLQNIAHSISTNHPECKLIVLLIDERPEEVTEMERSVQGEVVASTFDEPPHRHVQVSEMVIEKAKRLVEHKMDVVILLDSITRLARAYNTTIPHSGKVLTGGVDAAALQRPKRFFGAARNVEEGGSLTIIATALIDTGSKMDEVIYEEFKGTGNMELHLDRRVAEKRVYPAININRSGTRREEKLTTPEELQKMWILRKLLNPMDELAAIEFLIERLKGSKTNEEFFEAMKRA, encoded by the coding sequence ATGAATCTTTCAGAACTGAAAAATAAACCAGCAACTGAACTTTCGGAACTCGCTATAGAATTAGGCGTTGAAAATGTCGCCCGATTACGCAAACAAGATCTTGTTTTTGGTATCCTAAAAGCACACTCAAAAAGTGGCGAAGATATTTATGGCGAAGGCGTTTTAGAACTCCTGCAAGATGGTTTTGGTTTCTTGCGCTCTGCACAAGCCTCCTACTTGCCAGGGCCAGATGATATCTATGTTTCTCCAAGCCAAATTAGACGTTTTGGTCTTAGAACAGGCGATACAGTGTCTGGTAAGATTCGTCCGCCCAAAGATGGTGAACGCTATTTTGCACTGTTGAAAGTAAATGAAATTAACTACGAAAGCCCAGACAATACACGTAATAAGTTATTATTCGAAAACTTAACCCCCTTACATGCTGAAGCACGTCTTCACCTTGAAGTGGGTAATGGTAGCACTGAAGATCTCACCGCTCGCGTTGTCGATCTTGTGTCACCGATTGGTAAGGGTCAACGTGGCTTGATTGTGTCTCCGCCTAAAGCAGGTAAGACCATGATGCTACAAAATATTGCTCATTCTATTTCAACCAATCACCCCGAATGTAAATTAATTGTTCTCTTAATCGATGAGCGCCCTGAAGAAGTAACCGAAATGGAACGTTCTGTACAAGGTGAAGTGGTTGCAAGTACTTTTGATGAGCCACCGCATCGACATGTCCAAGTATCTGAAATGGTCATTGAAAAAGCAAAACGCTTGGTTGAGCATAAAATGGATGTTGTTATTTTATTAGACTCTATCACCCGTTTAGCAAGAGCCTATAACACCACCATTCCTCACTCAGGAAAGGTATTAACAGGTGGTGTCGATGCCGCTGCATTGCAACGTCCAAAACGATTTTTTGGTGCTGCGCGTAATGTTGAAGAAGGTGGAAGTTTAACAATTATCGCAACCGCGCTAATTGACACTGGATCCAAAATGGATGAAGTCATCTATGAGGAATTCAAAGGTACAGGTAACATGGAATTGCATCTTGATAGACGTGTCGCTGAGAAGCGTGTTTATCCTGCAATTAACATTAATCGCTCTGGCACACGCCGCGAAGAAAAGCTCACCACGCCTGAAGAACTACAAAAAATGTGGATCCTCAGAAAGCTCTTGAATCCTATGGACGAGTTAGCGGCCATTGAATTCCTCATTGAGCGCCTCAAAGGTAGCAAAACAAATGAAGAGTTCTTTGAAGCAATGAAACGCGCCTAA
- the secB gene encoding protein-export chaperone SecB, whose translation MANDNTTMPDDKQGPIFNIQRIYIKDASFETPNAPQIFKEEWKPEVNVDLHTKTTDIEENVYDVVLHLTVTVKMANKTAFLVEVHQAGIFTIKGFPKEQLSHALGSMCPNILYPYAREAISDLVTRGGFPQLLLAPVNFDALYLQHLEQQKKQKEEAANG comes from the coding sequence ATGGCAAATGACAACACAACGATGCCTGATGACAAACAAGGGCCAATATTTAATATTCAACGCATTTATATCAAAGATGCTTCTTTTGAAACACCCAATGCACCACAAATCTTCAAAGAAGAGTGGAAGCCAGAAGTTAATGTCGATTTACACACCAAGACAACAGACATTGAAGAAAATGTATACGATGTTGTATTGCACTTAACAGTTACTGTGAAGATGGCTAATAAAACAGCGTTTTTGGTTGAAGTGCATCAAGCTGGTATTTTTACCATCAAAGGATTCCCTAAGGAACAATTATCACATGCTTTGGGATCTATGTGTCCTAACATTTTATATCCCTATGCACGAGAAGCGATTTCTGATCTGGTAACACGGGGCGGTTTCCCTCAGTTATTGTTGGCGCCTGTTAATTTTGATGCACTTTATTTACAACATTTAGAGCAGCAGAAAAAACAAAAAGAAGAGGCTGCGAACGGATGA
- the ubiD gene encoding 4-hydroxy-3-polyprenylbenzoate decarboxylase, with amino-acid sequence MAYQDLREFLALLEQQGQLKRISYPVDPFLEVTEICDRVLKAEGPALWFESPKHASMPLLGNLFGTVERVALAIDKTSLAGLKEVGELLALLKEPKPPEGFWDAISQIPTVKKLMSMRPKMLNKGLCQSHQLAKHEVDLEMLPIQTCWPEDIAKLITWGLVITQGPTQGRQNLGIYRQQVIDKNRVIMRWLKHRGGALDYQAWCQQHPDKPFPIAVALGADPATILAAVTPIPDTLSEYAFAGLLRGKKTELAPAILHPHLSVPASAEIILEGYIYPNDTAQEGPFGDHTGYYNEVETFPVMTIEMITMRDSAFYHSTYTGRPPDEPAILGVALNEVFTPILQKQYPEIIDFYLPPEGCSYRVAVVSIHKKFPGHAKQIMMGIWSFLRQFMYTKMIIVVDADINCRSWQDVIWAMSTRMDPKRDTFILENSPIDYLDFASPQSNLGGKIGFDATNKLPGETSREWGRPIVQSTEIKERIDAIWPVLGL; translated from the coding sequence ATGGCCTATCAAGATCTACGCGAATTTCTGGCTCTGCTTGAACAGCAGGGCCAGCTTAAACGGATTTCCTATCCTGTTGATCCTTTTCTTGAAGTCACAGAAATCTGTGATCGTGTCTTAAAGGCGGAAGGACCTGCGCTATGGTTTGAATCTCCCAAACATGCATCCATGCCTCTTTTAGGCAATTTATTTGGCACCGTTGAACGAGTAGCCCTTGCCATCGATAAAACATCCTTAGCAGGCTTAAAAGAAGTAGGCGAACTCTTAGCACTATTAAAAGAGCCTAAGCCACCCGAAGGTTTTTGGGATGCGATATCGCAGATCCCAACCGTTAAAAAATTAATGAGCATGCGCCCTAAAATGCTCAATAAAGGCCTTTGTCAAAGCCATCAGCTTGCCAAACATGAAGTCGATCTTGAAATGCTTCCTATTCAAACTTGTTGGCCAGAAGATATTGCTAAATTAATCACCTGGGGTTTAGTCATCACACAAGGCCCAACACAAGGACGACAAAATTTAGGCATATATAGACAGCAAGTGATTGATAAGAATCGTGTCATTATGCGTTGGCTTAAGCACCGTGGTGGTGCGCTTGACTATCAAGCCTGGTGCCAGCAACATCCTGATAAGCCCTTCCCCATTGCAGTAGCATTAGGCGCCGATCCCGCAACCATATTAGCGGCTGTAACGCCCATCCCAGATACCCTCTCTGAATACGCCTTTGCAGGGCTACTAAGGGGCAAAAAGACAGAACTCGCGCCTGCAATATTACATCCTCATTTATCTGTGCCTGCTAGCGCCGAGATTATTCTTGAAGGTTATATATACCCCAATGACACAGCCCAAGAAGGCCCTTTTGGCGACCATACTGGTTACTATAATGAAGTTGAAACTTTTCCAGTCATGACAATTGAAATGATCACAATGCGCGACTCTGCTTTCTATCATAGTACTTACACGGGCAGACCTCCCGATGAGCCAGCCATACTCGGCGTTGCGCTGAATGAAGTATTCACGCCTATTTTACAAAAACAATATCCAGAGATAATCGATTTTTATCTACCACCAGAAGGATGTTCTTATCGCGTTGCCGTGGTCTCTATCCATAAAAAATTCCCTGGGCATGCCAAGCAGATCATGATGGGGATCTGGTCATTCTTACGCCAATTTATGTATACAAAAATGATCATTGTTGTAGATGCAGATATCAATTGTAGAAGCTGGCAAGATGTCATTTGGGCAATGTCTACACGTATGGATCCCAAACGTGATACTTTCATTTTGGAAAATTCACCTATAGATTATTTAGATTTTGCTTCTCCACAAAGCAACCTTGGGGGCAAAATTGGTTTTGATGCCACAAATAAACTTCCTGGAGAAACCAGTCGAGAATGGGGAAGACCCATCGTACAATCCACAGAGATCAAAGAACGCATTGATGCCATTTGGCCTGTACTGGGTTTGTAA